In Ammoniphilus sp. CFH 90114, a genomic segment contains:
- a CDS encoding DUF86 domain-containing protein has protein sequence MRNDVVLNKVSIIERCMKRIREEYDNNPKHLENYTKQDSIILNLQRACEACIDLAMHIVAEKKLGLPQNSRDAFSFLEKESIIPSSLSGKMKAMIGFRNIAVHDYQEINLLILKKILDDHLKDFTEYTQIILAYFSSSK, from the coding sequence ATGAGAAATGATGTGGTTTTAAACAAAGTAAGTATCATTGAACGATGTATGAAGCGAATTAGAGAAGAATATGACAACAACCCTAAGCACTTAGAGAACTATACAAAGCAGGATTCCATCATCCTTAATCTACAGCGGGCTTGCGAAGCATGCATCGATTTGGCCATGCATATTGTGGCAGAGAAAAAGCTGGGTTTGCCGCAGAATAGTCGGGATGCATTTTCCTTTTTGGAAAAGGAAAGTATCATCCCCTCTTCGCTTAGTGGAAAAATGAAAGCCATGATAGGGTTCCGTAATATTGCTGTGCATGATTATCAAGAAATCAACCTACTGATTTTAAAAAAAATCCTCGATGACCATTTAAAAGACTTTACTGAATATACTCAGATTATCCTTGCTTATTTTTCAAGCTCCAAATAA
- a CDS encoding Crp/Fnr family transcriptional regulator, with product MNSMSLASIQHPRLPAFFSEDSLTKMMRKMTTKQIKARSTIFKFGEGLERLYYIRNGQALIKRKAFDQKEFILHLLREGDIFSTISEMGDLSARAITECEIGVLDRVDLDDLLLEEGRFAVEFTQFLESSRRAADSKLRDLLFFGKRGALCSMLIRLAKNFGKPVKEGMMITVRLTNVELAHLTGSSRENVNRMIRDLREQGI from the coding sequence ATGAACTCGATGTCCCTTGCCTCAATTCAACATCCTCGACTTCCCGCTTTTTTTTCAGAAGATTCCTTAACTAAGATGATGAGGAAAATGACAACGAAACAAATCAAAGCAAGGTCAACGATATTTAAGTTTGGGGAAGGACTCGAGCGATTGTATTACATTCGTAACGGGCAGGCATTGATTAAGAGGAAAGCATTTGATCAGAAAGAATTTATTCTCCACCTTCTGCGCGAAGGCGATATCTTTAGTACGATTAGCGAGATGGGTGATTTAAGTGCCCGGGCCATCACGGAATGCGAAATCGGAGTCCTGGACCGTGTGGACCTAGATGATCTACTGCTTGAGGAAGGGCGATTTGCTGTAGAGTTTACGCAGTTTCTAGAGTCTTCTAGGCGCGCTGCTGACTCCAAACTTAGAGATCTTTTGTTTTTTGGAAAGCGTGGGGCATTGTGTTCGATGCTGATTAGATTGGCGAAGAACTTCGGCAAGCCTGTCAAAGAGGGGATGATGATTACGGTCCGTCTGACTAACGTTGAGCTCGCGCACCTTACGGGCTCTTCTAGAGAGAATGTGAACCGAATGATCAGGGATCTGCGAGAGCAAGGAATATAG